The following are encoded together in the Bombus pyrosoma isolate SC7728 linkage group LG17, ASM1482585v1, whole genome shotgun sequence genome:
- the LOC122577088 gene encoding fatty acyl-CoA reductase 1-like produces MNKTNCPEKFYAGSGILATGATGFLGVGVMEELIRLCPRVAAIFILIRPRTNETMEQRFKKIIDDPVLSSKVYPVKSDVSLPDLSLLREDRNLLLQKVNILFHVAATARFNEPLHVAVNVNTNGTARVVELWNELRHPISFVSTAFSNANLYEIEEKVYTTSLKPSEVVYMCDKFDKTSINQIEKKILKTYPNTYTFSKNLAEQIVASKCKDLPVAIVRPSIIGVSLKEPCPGWIQVTSALTDVFLLVSRGCVTAMRCRRDARLDVVPVNFVVDTIICTAWHVTLHRDREVKVYNCTSNARPFK; encoded by the exons ATGAATAAGACGAATTGTCCCGAGAAATTCTACGCCGGTAGTGGGATCCTTGCGACTGGAGCAACCGGATTCCTGGGAGTAGGTGTAATGGAAGAACTGATCCGCCTGTGTCCACGCGTCGCTGCCATTTTCATACTAATTCGCCCAAGAACTAACGAAACGATGGAACAAAGATTTAAGAAGATTATAGATGATCCcgttc TTTCGAGCAAAGTTTACCCCGTGAAAAGTGACGTGAGTCTGCCGGATTTAAGTCTTTTGCGAGAAGATAGAAATCTACTGTTACAGAAAGTAAACATACTGTTTCACGTCGCGGCCACTGCGAGATTCAACGAGCCATTGCACGTGGCTGTTAATGTGAATACGAATGGTACTGCTCGTGTTGTCGAACTTTGGAACGAACTGAGGCATCCAATTAGCTTCGTTAGCACAGCTTTTAGTAATGCGAATCTATACGAGATTGAGGAAAAAGTTTATAC CACGAGCTTGAAACCTTCAGAGGTGGTCTATATGTGTGACAAATTCGACAAAACGTCTATCAAccaaatagagaaaaagattttaaaaacttatcCAAACACATACACATTCAGTAAGAATTTAGCAGAGCAGATTGTAGCAAGCAAGTGCAAAGATCTGCCAGTTGCGATAGTGCGGCCAAGTATAATTGGTGTCTCTTTAAAAGAACCATGCCCTGGTTGGATACAGGTTACTTCTGCATTAACAG ATGTCTTTCTGCTTGTGAGCAGAGGATGTGTAACAGCGATGCGGTGTAGGAGAGATGCAAGATTGGATGTAGTGCCTGTCAATTTCGTAGTCGATACGATAATTTGCACTGCATGGCATGTCACGCTACATCGTGATCGTGAAGTTAAAGTTTACAACTGCACGAGTAACGCACGTccttttaagtaa
- the LOC122577089 gene encoding uncharacterized protein LOC122577089, whose protein sequence is MMNLLRNGNKLFTLIGFHLARMDFLALKALNDSAMVKLHFRDLDWEKYIAIYMMAIRKFILKQEFKSTARRRLSRIIQNWIIAVNLWNAIVNEFSCTVQKKMFNTLKIKITERNIKKDPIFVRMPTHVDFHLKVQGEILLLHRILFSMSIINLKLNRSYGKDVKLPLAPELTSFVMYLYFAHILLLHESLLQTIRKQFPEQIYQLIKSYLNSRSMSRQLGEGYSTCEDDTKMLNKVFLLADIYRSKGVELNCDAV, encoded by the exons ATGATGAATCTTCTCAGAAATGGCAATAAGCTGTTCACATTGATAGGATTTCATCTTGCGCGAATGGACTTTCTTGCACTAAAAGCGTTGAACGACAGTGCTATGGTCAAACTACATTTCCGGGATCTGGATTGGGAAAAGTATATTGCAATTTACATGATGGCAATTaggaaatttattctaaaacaAGAGTTTAAGTCAACAGCCCGACGGCGATTATCAAG GATAATCCAAAATTGGATAATAGCGGTCAATTTATGGAATGCGATcgttaatgaattttcatgtACGGTgcagaagaaaatgtttaacacgttgaaaataaaaattactgaacgaaatataaaaaaggatCCGATATTTGTCAGAATGCCAACGCACGTTGACTTTCACCTTAAAGTTCAAGGCGAAATCCTTTTATTGCATCGTATTCTATTCAGCATGAGTATTATAAATCTGAAACTCAATCGTTCTTACGGAAAAGATGTTAAGCTTCCATTAGCTCCCGAACTCACTTCATTTGTAATGTACTTATATTTTGCTCATATTTTACTACTccacgaaagcctgctacaaacaatcagaaaacaattcccggagcaaatataccaattaataaaatcctacttaaacagcagaa GTATGAGCAGACAATTAGGAGAAGGTTATTCTACATGCGAAGACGAcacaaaaatgttaaataaagtTTTTCTTCTTGCAGATATTTACCGATCCAAAGGTGTAGAGTTAAACTGTGATGCTGTATGA
- the LOC122576919 gene encoding putative fatty acyl-CoA reductase CG5065, producing the protein MDTINKETNENGSNEGLNKTNSLEEFYAGSGILVTGATGFVGVGLLEKLMRVYPRIAAIFILIRSKTNETIEQRFKKLIDDPIYDNIKAKHPSVLSKVYPVKGDVSLPHLGISREDRNLLLEKVNIVFHVAATVRFNEPLHVAVNVNTNGTARVVELWNELKHPISFVHVSTAFSNANLYEIEEKVYTTSLKPSEVVYMCDKFDKTSINQIEKKILKTYPNTYTFSKNLAEQIVASKCKDLPVAIVRPSIIGVSLREPCPGWIQGTSALTDVFLLVSRGCATAIWARRDTRLDLVPLDFVVDTIICTAWHVTLHRDREVKVYNCTSNASPFKWGPMIDAMVKCSIEMPLNDTLWYPGCSLVANGYIYNVRSVIPHVLRAFVVDVFLRLRGSKPIMMKLLRNGSKLFTFIEYFFLHEWTFQRDNCSDLARKVKMLNDSDMVKLDLRDVNLEKYVAIYLMGIRKFILKQEFKSSARQRLSMLYWIHQITKISGIILLLWIILCLVY; encoded by the exons ATGGATACAatcaataaagaaacgaatgaaaatgggAGCAATGAAGGATTGAATAAGACGAATTCGCTCGAGGAATTCTATGCCGGTAGCGGGATCCTTGTGACTGGAGCAACCGGATTCGTGGGAGTAGGTCTACTGGAAAAACTGATGCGCGTGTATCCACGCATCGCTGCCATTTTTATACTAATTCGCTCAAAAACTAACGAAACGATAGAACAACGATTTAAGAAGCTCATAGATGATCCC ATTTACGATAACATTAAAGCGAAACATCCCTCGGTTTTGAGCAAAGTTTACCCCGTGAAAGGTGACGTGAGTCTGCCGCATTTAGGTATTTCGcgagaagatagaaatttgCTGTTAGAGAAAGTAAACATAGTGTTTCACGTCGCGGCCACTGTCAGATTCAACGAGCCGTTGCACGTGGCTGTTAATGTCAATACGAATGGTACTGCTCGTGTTGTCGAACTTTGGAACGAACTGAAGCATCCGATTAGCTTCGTCCACGTCAGCACAGCTTTTAGTAATGCGAATCTATACGAGATTGAGGAAAAAGTTTATAC CACGAGCTTGAAACCTTCAGAGGTGGTCTATATGTGTGACAAATTCGACAAAACGTCTATCAAccaaatagagaaaaagattttaaaaacttatcCAAACACATACACATTCAGTAAGAATTTAGCAGAGCAGATTGTAGCAAGCAAGTGCAAAGATCTGCCAGTTGCGATAGTGCGGCCAAGTATAATTGGTGTCTCTTTAAGAGAACCATGCCCTGGTTGGATACAGGGTACTTCTGCATTAACAG ATGTCTTTCTGCTTGTGAGCAGAGGATGTGCAACAGCAATATGGGCCAGGAGAGATACAAGATTGGACTTGGTGCCTCTTGATTTCGTAGTCGACACGATAATATGTACTGCGTGGCATGTCACGCTACATCGTGATCGTGAAGTTAAAGTTTACAACTGCACGAGCAACGCATCCccttttaa GTGGGGTCCGATGATAGATGCTATGGTAAAATGTAGCATAGAAATGCCACTGAACGATACACTATGGTATCCAGGTTGTTCACTCGTAGCTAATGGATATATTTACAACGTTCGGAGTGTAATTCCGCATGTTCTGCGTGCGTTCGTCGTAGATGTTTTTTTAAGACTCCGAGGGAGTAAACCAAT aaTGATGAAACTTCTCAGAAATGGCAGTAAGCTGTTCACattcatagaatattttttcttgcaCGAATGGACTTTCCAAAGAGATAACTGTTCCGACTTAGCGAGGaaagtaaaaatgttgaaCGATAGTGATATGGTCAAACTAGATTTACGGGATGTGAATTTGGAGAAGTATGTTGCAATTTACCTGATGGGAATTaggaaatttattctaaaacaAGAGTTTAAGTCATCAGCCCGACAACGATTATCAAT GTTGTACTGGATACATCAGATCACCAAAATATCCGGTATAATACTTTTGCTATGGATAATATTATGTTTAGTGTATTGA